A single window of Onychostoma macrolepis isolate SWU-2019 chromosome 16, ASM1243209v1, whole genome shotgun sequence DNA harbors:
- the irx2a gene encoding iroquois-class homeodomain protein IRX-2a: MSYPQGYLYQPPGSLALYSCPLAAPRSEELARSSSGSAFSPYPGSAAFTASASGFSSPLPYSTDPATGFPSYMGSPYDAHTTGMAGAISYHPYGSPGYPYQLNDPAYRKNATRDATTTLKAWLQEHRKNPYPTKGEKIMLAIITKMTLTQVSTWFANARRRLKKENKMTWAPRNKSEDEDEDDGDGERKDERTDKNMDNSEASAEDEGISLHVDALTDHSCSVESDGEKVTCRTGDRVCDSGPDSKDKCDASDLDTVREDRQRGPSPKPLTSSPLTAVEAPLLTHHHREDTRNSTNKTCLDGQNQSVKPKLWSLAEIATSDPKQQHNCPPGVGLLTSTASSASPAGAVYPATSILGRPLYYTSPFYSNYTNYGNFSPLQSQGILRYNSAGEGLLHKQGGEPLLKTNPNQTEQHFRASNAESKKDPTEVFTVRSQSYLSS, encoded by the exons ATGTCCTATCCTCAGGGTTACCTCTACCAGCCCCCTGGCTCTCTGGCGCTCTACTCCTGTCCGCTGGCCGCCCCGAGGAGCGAGGAGCTGGCCCGGTCCTCCTCCGGTTCAGCGTTCAGCCCGTACCCCGGATCTGCGGCGTTCACCGCCTCGGCCAGCGGATTCTCCAGCCCTCTGCCCTATTCCACAGATCCAGCCACGGGATTCCCGTCCTACATG GGCTCTCCGTATGACGCGCACACTACGGGAATGGCAGGAGCCATCAGTTATCACCCGTACGGTAGTCCCGGTTACCCGTACCAGCTCAACGACCCCGCTTACCGGAAAAACGCAACGCGGGACGCGACGACAACGCTAAAAGCGTGGCTCCAGGAGCACAGGAAAAACCCTTATCCCACGAAAGGAGAGAAGATCATGCTGGCCATCATCACGAAGATGACCCTCACGCAAGTGTCCACCTGGTTCGCCAACGCCAGAAGAAGACTCAAGAAGGAGAACAAGATGACATGGGCACCACGGAATAAAAGTGAGGACGAGGACGAGGACGACGGCGATGGGGAGAGAAAAGACGAGCGCACGGATAAAAACATGGACAACAGTGAAGCGTCTGCTGAGGACGAag GCATCAGTTTGCACGTCGATGCTCTGACAGATCACTCGTGCTCGGTGGAATCTGACGGCGAGAAGGTCACGTGCAGAACCGGGGACCGGGTCTGTGATTCTGGACCCGATAGCAAGGACAAATGCGACGCGAGTGATCTGGACACGGTCCGCGAGGACAGGCAGAGAGGCCCGTCACCCAAGCCGCTGACCTCCTCTCCTCTGACCGCGGTGGAGGCCCCTCTCCTGACCCATCATCACCGAGAGGACACCCGGAACAGCACCAACAAAACATGCCTGGACGGTCAAAACCAAAGCGTCAAGCCTAAGCTCTGGTCATTAGCCGAGATCGCCACTTCGGACCCAAAGCAGCAGCATAACTGTCCCCCTGGCGTTGGCCTTTTGACCTCCACGGCGTCCAGCGCGTCTCCAGCGGGCGCAGTGTACCCCGCCACCTCCATATTAGGAAGACCGCTTTATTACACCTCGCCGTTTTATAGTAATTACACAAACTATGGCAACTTCAGCCCGCTGCAGAGCCAAGGGATACTGCGCTATAATTCAGCTGGAGAGGGACTCCTGCACAAACAGGGCGGCGAGCCTCTGCTAAAGACCAATCCAAACCAGACTGAACAGCATTTCAGGGCCTCCAATGCAGAATCCAAAAAAG ACCCCACCGAGGTTTTCACAGTAAGATCCCAGTCATACCTGTCGAGTTAA